Part of the Leptospira sp. WS92.C1 genome is shown below.
AAATCGAAACAATGAGCCAAAATAAATTAAGATGGTTTGTATTAGGAGATTTGGACGGCTTTTTCGGTCTGATGATTGACAATCTGATTCAGATTCTCGTTCTTTCTTTTTTGTTGACCACCCTTTGCGGTGTACCGGGAGACTTTGTCTATAAAGTGATCCTTCCCGGAACGGCAATTTCTCTGCTGCTCGGAAATTTGTTTTATTCGTGGCAGGCACATCGCCTGGCGAAGAAAGAAAACAGAACCGATGTCACTGCTCTACCTTACGGGATCAATACGGTATCTCTGTTCGCATTTGTATTCTTTATTATACTTCCTGTATATAAGAAAACCGGCGATTATAAAATTGCATGGCAGGTCGGGTTAGTAGCGAGTTTTCTTTCCGGTCTGATCGAAATGTCCGGATCCTTGATCGCGGAAAAAATCCGTAAGATAACACCGAGAGCCGCGCTTCTTTCTTCGTTAGCCGGAATCGCGATCACGTTTATATCCATGGACTTTTTGGTCCGTACGTTTCAGAATCCACTGATCGCATTTCTTCCTTTTGGTGTGATTTTATTACAGTATTTTGCAAGAATCATTTTTCCGTTTCGTTTGCCTGGAGGTTTGATCTCCGTCGTACTCGGAACCATTCTTGCATGGTCTCAGGGAGCTTGGGGAAATCCTATGATGGATGGAGCTTTGTTAAAAGGATCCACGAGCCAGATCGGATTCTATTTTCCCGTATTATCGATCGGTGATTTGATTGCGGCGTTTCAACTCGCGGACATTCGTGAATATCTTTCCGTTTTGATTCCTATGGGAATTTTTAACGTCATCGGTTCCTTGCAGAATATCGAATCCGCTGAGGCCTCCGGAGATTCTTTCAATACAAGAGATTCTCTTTTAGCAAACGGAATCGGAACCGTAGTGGGTTCTTTTTTCGGATCTCCGTTTCCCACTACGATCTATATCGGTCACCCAGGTTGGAAGGCGCTGGGAGCAAGGGCCGGTTATTCCACGTTAAACGGAATCTTTATGACGGTGGTTGCCCTCTTTGGATTACTCGCTTTTATTCAGGCTTTGATTCCGGTTGAGGCGGGAATGGCAATCGTCCTTTGGATCGGGATCGTCATCGGTTCGCAGGCGTTCGAAGCGACTCCGACTCGACACGCACCTGCCGTTGTGATCGGAATTCTCCCGGCACTTGCGGGTTGGGGAATTCTTCTCGTTCAATCTACGTTTAATTTTGCAGATAGATCCATCGCTGGAATTTTGGAAAACGCAGGTGTGAAAGAATCGGCGCATCTTTGGATGTCTGACGTTCCACTCGGGCTCCCATTTCTCCCCTATCCTCTCGGTGGACTTTTGAGTTTAGCTCAGGGATTTTTACTTTCTTCGATGATCTGGGCTTCGATTGCGGTTTTTGTGATCGATCGCGATTTCAAAAAGGCTTTGATCACTTGTTTGATCGCGGCGGTACTCGCTGCGACGGGATTTATCCACGGTTTCTCGCTGAGAGGAAACGATATTCTCAATCAGTTCGACCCGGGTTTGAATTCTTTTGTCACAGCTTACGTTTTACTGGGTCTTTTATTCTTTCTGGCGTCCTTTTTTCGTAAGGAATCGAGACAGGTTTGATACGATTGTAGCTGAGAAAAATGCAGAATGTACCTAGAATCGGCGCTTCGCTTTCTACGGATCGCTCAGCGGATCGCAAAACGGCGCGCGTTAAAAAACTCAGGCACAACGCTTCCGGAAACTCAATGTTTTGCTCTCTATGGATCGCAAAACAGGGTCTTCTTGAAAAAACTCAACACAACGCTTCCTATGGGGCGCGTTGTGGATCGAAATCGGAGAATTTTAGGTCTAAGGATTTGTAGAGATAAAAGAATGAGTTAACTATTTTACACGAATGGGATACGATCAATCCCTTCCGGATTCAACGTCGCCGTTTTATACGGTGGCTTGCAATGGTTGATAAACTCATACAACGTTTCCGGAAACTCAGTGTTTTGCTCTCTGAACTCAAGCGCTTCGCTTTCTATGGATCGCTCAGCGGGTTGCAAAACAGGCGTGTGTTGTATATAATATTATTGAATTTAAGGAGAAACCAAAATGTGGTTTAAACGAATTGGGTTGTTTTTACTGACAAATCTTCTCGTAGTAGTTACGATATCGATCGTAACTACTGTTCTGGGAATCGGGCCTTATCTGGATGCAAATGGGCTTAACCTGAGTTCCTTAGTCGTATTCTGTTTGATTTGGGGAATGGGCGGTTCCTTCGTATCGCTTCTTCTTTCCAAGTTTATGGCAAAGACGATGATGGGCGTGAAGGTTATCAACCCTCAATCCGCATCCGGGGTCGAAAGAGAATTGTATTCCAGAGTGGAAAGACTCGCAAGAACCGCGAACATTCCAATGCCGGAAGTGGGCATTTATCATTCTTCGGAAGTAAACGCATTTGCCACAGGTCCTTCTAAATCCAGTTCGCTTGTCGCCGTCTCCAGCGGATTATTGCAGGTGATGGACAGTACCGAAGTGGAAGGTGTTTTGGCACACGAACTCGCCCACGTTGCAAACGGAGATATGGTTACCATGACTCTGGTGCAGGGCGTAGTTAACGCTTTCGTAATGTTCTTTTCCAGGATCATCAGTTATGCATTGAGCACGATGGTTAAGGAGGAAATGCAATTCACCGTACGTTTGGTGTCCAATATCGTTTTGAGTATTTTGTTTAGTATCCTCGGATCGATCGTAGTCGCCTACTTTTCTAGAACCAGAGAATACCGTGCGGATGCGGGTGGAGCGAAGTTCGCAGGTCGTCAAAGTATGATTGCCGCGCTTGAAAAACTGAGAAGGACGTATGAGGCACCCGAAGACGAAAGGGGCGGAGAAGCTTTTGCTACGATGAAGATATCCGGACATAGCAAATGGTTGTCCTTATTTTCAACTCACCCTCCTTTAGAAGCTCGAATTGCCGCGCTTAAAAATTCAGGATACTAAGATCTTAGATCCGATTGACTTTTTGAAATTTAGCCCGGGTTTTTTTACCGGGCTTTTCTTTATTCGAAATAAAAAAGAATTGTTTGAAATCTCTCCGACTTTTTGTATAGAACCCGTAAATTAAATTCCTGGGACGTAAAACCTAGATGTCTATTGTTAAATCTAAAATCAGAACCATACCCGATTATCCAAAACCTGGGATCTTGTTTCGTGATATTACTTCTCTCCTACTCGATCCGGAAGGGTTAGCTCTAACCATCGGAACCTTTGTAAACCGTTATCAGGGTAAAGGAATCACCAAGGTTGCCGGAATCGAAGCTAGAGGATTTCTCACCGGAGCGCCTCTTGCTTTTCAACTTGGAGTCGGTTTTATTCCCATTCGAAAAAAGGGAAAACTTCCCGCGGAAACCGTCTCGGAAGAATACGATCTTGAATACGGGAAAGACGTGATCGAGATTCATAAGGACGCGGTGCAGCCGGGCGATAAAATTTTGATCATGGACGATCTCATCGCAACCGGAGGAACCATGATTGCTGCGGTCAAACTTCTTCGTAAATTGGGCGCCGAAATCTATGAAGCCGGTGTGATCATCGATCTTCCGGATTTGGGTGGCGGAGCCAAACTCAAAAACGAACTCGAAGTTCCGGTGTTTGCAATCTGCGAATTCGAAGGACATTAGAAAATTCTGAAATTCGAATATTCTTTGGAGGATCCATTGACGGCTAATCTATCCGATTTTTTTAGAATTGGAATCAAAAAACATTCCAAACTTCTTTTTCTCTCTGTTTTTTTGTTTTTACAAACGCAGACGAACGCGGTCGAAGGCCCTCTATCATTTGACGAACTCCGAAAAGGAGTCGTTCAGATCCGGGTTTATTCTCAATCCGTAAATCCGTTTTCACCTTGGACCACGGATCCGGTCCGCGCGGGTTCCGGAACGGGTTTTCTGATCGGGAACAAACGGATCGTTACAAATGCTCACGTAATCTCGAACGCCAAGTTTGTCCAAGTGCAGAGATACAATCAAACCGAGTGGTATGGCGTCAAAATTCTTCATATCGCACACGACTGTGATCTCGCAGTTTTGGAAGCGGAGAATCCCGAATTCTATAAGGATTCGAGAGACTTACAACTCGGTGAAATTCCGGAACTCAATTCTCCATTGATCGTAGTTGGTTATCCGATCGGAGGAAATAAGGTTTCCGTGACTCGAGGAATCGTTTCGAGAAAGGATCAGTCGGTTTATTCTCATCCCGCCGTAGACAGTCATTTGGTTTTGCAAGTGGATGCCGCCATCAATCCAGGAAACTCAGGGGGACCTGCGATTCAGGACGATAAGGTGGTGGGTGTAGCGTTTCAAGTCGCTACCAAGGGTGAGAATATCGGATATCTGATTCCGACAAACGTTATCCGACATTTTTTGACGGACATTGAAGACGGTAAATATGACGGGTATGTGGAGCTGGGTGTTCGGACTCTCAATTCGTTTAATCTTTCTCTGCGAAAGGCAAAAGGGATTCCGGATTCTTTGGAAGGTGTGTTTGTTTCTAGGGTATTAAAAAACGGTTCCGCCGAAAAATATCTCAAAGAAGGGGATTTTCTGACGGAGATCGACGGAAACCCGATCGGCAAAAACGGAACGGTCATGCAGGATCGGGACGCACGAGTGGACTTTGTGGAAATCGTGGACAACAAACACGCGGGAGATAAAATCTCTTTCAAACTTTTCAGAGACGGAAAGGAAATGAGCGTAACGTTCCCTGCCCTTCGTATGCCTGATTTCGATTTTATGAGAAATCAATACGACAAGCCTTATGACTTTGCGATGATCGGCGGATTGCTTTTTCAGGAGATGTCCAGAGATTTGATCACGAGTTGGAGCAGAGGCGGGAATACCTCGGGTGGGAGTCAGCTTTTATATCGGTTTTTCTATTTTATCGAAGACGGACTCAATCGAAAAAAAAAGACGGACGTGGTTTTGTATCGAAAACTTTCTCATCCGGTGAATTCTTCCTCGGACTATTTTGTAAATTTGGTTTTAGAATCCGTAAACGGAATTCCTGTCAATCAGCTTGGGGATTTACAAAAAATTCTCAGTCAATCCAAGGAAAAATATCTACGTCTGAAATTTTTAGACGTGCATGTCCCTTTGATTTTAGATCGCGAAGACGCGGAAAAGGCGGACGCAAAGATCCGCAAGACATACGGTCTGGAATAGATAAGGAAATTATCATGTACAAAATTTCGATCCTATCCTTTTTACTCTTGTTTCAATTCGGACTTTTTGCGGAATCTTCATTGTCAGGAGAATCCAATTCGATCACGGTTAAAAAAAAGTCTTTCAAAACAAAAACCCAGGAAGAATCCTCAAAAACGACATCGGCAGTTTCGAACTCTATGACCTCCGCTCCTTTGTCCAAGGGGAGTCAGGAGTCCTATAACAAAAGTATCATACAAGTCAAAGTCACTTTTCAAGAACCGGAGTATCATCAGCCCTGGAAGAAAAAAAGTCCCCGAGTGCGTAGAGGTGTCGGATTGGTTACCGAGGGAAATCGAATTTTGATTCCGTATTCTCTTTTGCCGGATGCTACCTTGATCGAAGTCAAAAAATATTCCTCTTATTCGGAGATCAAGGCGGTTGTATTTCGGCAGGATCCCGAATCCAATCTCGCTTTACTCCGAGTCGACAAAAAGAATTTCTTTGACGATCTGGTCCCCCTTACCTTTTCTCCTGTAGTCGTATTTCCAAAACAGGTGAACGTCTATCAACTCGACAACTCGGGCTCGATTCAATCCACCTCCGCGACACTATTGAGTATGGACATGGATCAGATGCCCCTTGGCCAGATCGAACTTCCGGTGGTGGATTTGAGTTCCAGCGAAGGACTGAACGGTTTTGGTGAAATTGTAATCGAAAATGGAAAAGTGTCCGGCATTCTTTATGAATTCACATCTGCAAAGAATTCGGGAAGAATCATTCCTTCCTTTGTCATCCAAAAATTTATAAATACTCCCGGAATCAACGTATTCGCTTATAAAGGATTTCGTTTTCGACCGATCACGGATGGAGCCGTAAAAAAATATTACGGTATGGAAGAATCGGATTCCGGAGTCTTGGTCGCGGATATCATTCCCGGTTCATCGGCGAGCGGGGTTCTTAAGTTGGAAGACATTGTTCTCGAATTCGGGGGGAAGAATGTGGATTCCAAGGGTTACATAGAACATCCGCTCTATGGGAAACAAGTTCTTTCCTTTTTGGCGCACTCCGGTGATTCGTTCGGCTTTTCTTTAGGAAAGGAGATTCCGATTCTGATTTTGAGAGATAAGAAAAAAATAAATCTGAGTATGAAACTGAAATCTTTTCCATATGAGGCGGTAAGAATTCCATTTCGAAATATCCCTGTGACCAACGACTTTGCGGTGGAAGGGGGCTTTGTATTTTTAGAACTTTCCGAAGTTCTTTTGGAAGAATGGGGGAAGGATTGGAGATCTAGGGTCGATCGCAAACTTCTTTATCTCTACGACTATAGTAAGTTTCACGAAAAAGAAGGAACTTATGGAAAGATCGTGCTTCTTTCGCAAGTGTTACCGGACGAATCGAATAACGGTTTTCACGATCTGAGTTTTAAAATCGTAGATGCGATCGACGATGAGCCTGTAAAATCCGTAATGGACTTAAAACAAAAGATCCGAGGGGGCAAGGGGGATTATTCCCTGATCTCCTTGGATGACGGAACCGAGATCGCGCTGAATCGAAAACAATTAAAAGAGATCAACGAAAGAATCAATAAGAGTTATAAAATTCGAGTTCAAGAAAACTAAAAACAAGGATAAGCGATCATTTGATTGTGGTTCTTTGTTTTTCGAAATTCGATTTTTAAGTTGAGAGTCCTCCGAATTTTATTTGATTAGGGACTTAAAGTCCGTTTCAAGTATTTTTTTCGATAGGATCAGTGTCGGAACAATATATCGGGATTTGATTTCATTTCCAGATTTCGTATGGTAACGTTTTGGAAATAAACGCGAGTTTAAATAGGAACAAAAATAAAATTCCACCCGCAAAGAACCAATAAACTCGATCTCGGATCGTATTGTCTTCCAACTTCCAGAAGATTAAAAATGCGATGGAAGCGGTAAACATTCTCGAAACGTTTTCATATGTAGACCAATATAGAACGTATCCCGCCGAAAAAACGGAGAACATCACCAAAAAAAACGCAAGTCTCAATCCGAACGCCCTCTTCCAATTTCCCGTCGTCAATATGAATAGGCCGGCAAGAAACAAAAAGAAAATCGGGATTCTGGAAAATCGTTTTGCAAAGACGGTGATTTGACCTCCGAAATCAGCTTCTTTTAAACGCGAAAAAAATTGTGATTGGCCGATCTCATTCCAATATCCGATAAAGCCGTCTAACGGTGTGAAAAAATCCGTAAATCGAGAAGGAGACCATTCCGGAAACTGAAGTCTTAGAAAGACCGCCCAGAGCCCGGGAAACAAAAGGGTCGATACGATCCATAAAGACCGTTTCCATTGTTTTTCCCAAAGAGATTGTATTCCTAACGGAAGCAGTAAAAAGAACGCTTGCTCTTTCGTTAAAATTGCAAGTCCTCCTACGAGTGAAAACCAAATCCATCGTTCGCGTTTGTATAACCAAAATGCGATTACAAGAAGAGAGCTCAGAACCGCGTCGCTTACCAAGAGCACGTAACTTCCCAAAAGAAACGGCGAGAGCAAATACAAGGTGGAATAGATCCGATTTTTTTCTCCGCAAAGATCGCGTAAAACGAGCCAAGAGATTAAGATAAAAATCAGATTGATACAATACATTCCGAAAACGGTTCCCCAGGTTCCAAAAAACAAACCGAAAGGAGAGATCAAAAGCGGATAACCGATTCTGGGGGCCCGAATGTTTTCTTCAAAACCTTTAGGCCACTGCAAGTTGAGTTCGCTTAACGTTCTGGAGTAATAATAAAAGATCTGTCCATCGTAGCCCGCGCCCATATCCCCCGGTTTCCCTAGGATGATCACCGCACCCTTTGGAGTTTGAGACGAATTTTGAACTACAAACGGCATCCCGAAGTTGATTTGAGAACTAGGATTCCCCTCGTATTTTTTCCAGATCAGAAACGAAGAAAGCGTGTATAATGTGACGAACAAAAAAAGAGCAAGCGCAGGATTTTCAAAAAAGGTCCTTATTCGTTTTAAACAGAAGTCCGGTAAAGAATTCAAGGTTAATTTTTCCTTTGGGAACGATTTAGAAAATCCAAAATCGCTTCTGCATAAAGTGTCGAGCTTTGTTTGGCACCATTGTAGGTTAAGTGGTGCGGATCTAAAAAGAAATTTTTATTCGGTATCGAATCTTTCAGGTCGTAAAACCCAAAGGTTTTGTTTTTTCGAGAATTGAAAAACTCGAGATAACCCTTATACCAATTTCCATTTTGATAATATTTCTTTTCGATTGGATTTTCAGGAGAATTGATGATGATAAATTTTTGACCGTTTGCTTTAAATTTTTCAATCGTCTTTTCCAAAGAATCGAACTCGGACCATGTGAAAAATGCGGAAGAACCTAAAATCTGTTTATTTTTTTGAAGCTTTTTGAGTCGGTTCAAAGCACCTTCGTTTTCAGGGTTGGAGTAGATACGTTTTTTATAATCTGCATTGTAGTCTTTGTCGGACATCGTTTCCACTCTGTCGTCATCCAGGCCGTGAATTCTTTCATAGGCGATATCGGTTCTGATTTCCCGTCTACAAAAGTTTTGAGGAAGTCGGATCCCGTAGGTTGCAGGGATTCCAAAAATTCTCGCATCGACTTCGTCCGAGCTAGTCGTCGGTGACACCGTAAATCGTAATGTCACCGACTGAGGTTTGTTTCCGGATAAATCTTTAAACTCGAGCAGGAGCGGCTTCCATCCCTCTTTAGAATACGTTTTTGTGTGTAAGGGAAATTTGAGAGACATTCCGTCCGAAGTCATTTGTTCGATCGTGACATTCACCCCCGGTTTTTGAGTGAAAATATCTTCCGATAACTTTCCGTCTTTCAGCTCGCATTCGATCGTAAACTGAGGCGGGGTCCACCCTCTTAAAAAGATTCCTTTGTCTGGCATTGCGCCGGTATAATAATGATAGGAACGCATCGTTCTTGTATGGTGTTCCAAATACTCTATCCAAGGATCGTATAAAAAACTGCGGTATCGATTGAGTAGAATTCCCGCCTTAGCCAACTGAGCAAAAAATTCTCCTTTTGTGTATTCCTTCCAGTGATCGGCTAAAAATTTTCCGGGAAAAAGCAAGCGATTTGGGTGATGAAACTTGGAATCTTTTATTTTGGTCGTTTCGTCAAAAACAATGTCTCCAAATTCATTTTTTTGAATATAATCTAATTGTAAATCGGCGGGATTGAGGACGTATACGACAACCTCTGGTTTTTTGGAAAGAATATCATCCGAGTAGTAATAAAGATCCGTAGGTGATAACGCCGGATGAGCATAAAATTCGGCTCTTGTTTTTTTATTTCCGGGATAGGAAGAATCCAAAAATGTCGCGATTTGTTTTGGATAAGAAGAATACATCGCCACGCTGCTTCCTGTGATCAAAATTCCTGTTTCATTTTCTGTAAAATGGATATTCTGACGTTTGTGAAGAAAATTATACCAAGGGGACGTGTCCCATTCCAACTCGTTTGGAAATTGAAAAAGTGCGATCGGAAATAGAATTCGATCTAAAAATACGAATCCTAAAAGAAGAGTTAAGGAGACCCAGAGTGTTTTGAGTTTAAGTTTGGATTCAGAATTCATTTTGTCTTGGAATTACAGTCGGAACAAGTCCCATAGAGAATAATCTCGTGGGTATCCACGGTAAATCCTTTCGGGCTTTTGTCCAGAGGAAACGGACAGATTTCAATATCATAAACACGATCGCATCGTTTGCAGTGAAAGTGGTGGTGGTGATGAAGATGACTTGCTTCGAATCGGGATGATTCTCCGGGTAGATGAATCTCGTTGATCGCCCCGGTTTCCATCAGATGATTTACGGCTCTGTATACGGTTGCGATTCCGAGATTGTCGAGATTTTTTCGAGAGAGTTCATAGATTTCTTTGATGGAAAGAGGGCCTTGGGCCGTTTCGAGAACTTTTAAGATTTCCCCTTTTTGTCTGGTGTTTCTGAGGACTGCTTTCTTATCTTCTACTTTCATCCAAGGGTCCGACCGATCGGAAGCGTTTTTTCGAAAAAGGTTTCGTAAGAGAAATTCGCTGATCCAAAGATGCTGTATTCCTTTTGACGGGAAGTATTTCCCAAAGTCAGGTATCGGTCATTCCAGAATTCTCGAATTCGGCGCTGTCTTGTGTCAATCCCAATTAACACGATTTCCTTGAGTTAGATTTGAGAAAGGGATTTTGAGAACCCGTGTTTTGTTTTTGTGTATGAGATCCTACACACCTCCAGGCTTTTCGGCAGAATCCTGAATTTTACAATAAAATAAGTTTGATTCTCAGTATCAAGTGAAAAGAATTGTCACAGTATTGTCAGGAGATACGCAATGAGTTTAGCAACACTACTGAGAGAAGGAACTTCCGAGGAACACAAGGCCGCAGAAGGTTCTGCTTTTATCCGCTGTTTTATGAAAGGAGTTTTGGAAAAAGGAACCTATGCGAGACATTTGGAGGCGTTTTATTTTGTTTACGAAGCCATGGAAAAGGAATTGGCGCGTCATGCAGACCACCCAGTTCTGAAATCAATTTGTTATACCGAATTGGATCGTAAACAGGCTCTTTTGGAGGATCTTCAATTTTTTTACGGTTCTTGGAAACCTGCTGATCACAAACCAACCGCGGCGACTCAGGCTTACGTCGATCGGATCCGAAAAATTTCCGAAACCAAACCGGAACTTTTAGCGGCTCATTCCTATGTTCGTTATTTGGGAGATCTTTCCGGAGGACAAATCCTCAAAAAGGTTGCGGCACGCGCTCTTGCGCTTCCGGAAGGAAAGGGAATTTCTTTTTATGAATTTCCCGCAATCCAGGATATCAACGGATTTAAACAAAATTATCGAGTTGCGTTAGACACTCTTCCCGTAAGCGATTCAGAAAAACAGGATATTCTAAAGGAATCCAAACAAGTGTTTCTTTTAAATCAGGGAATCTTTTCCGAATTGGAACAGGACTTGATAGCCGCGATCGGTAAGGAAACTTATGAATCCGTCCTCGCCAAAGGATAATAAAAAAAGATCGATATACATATTGCCGGGAGCCATCTTTTTAGCGATGCTTCCAGTAACGATGATCGTTCCTATATTTAAGGAAATTGTAAAGGATCGATTTCAATCGGGCAACAGCGAGGTTGCCTGGTTTCTAAGTATAGCGATGCTCGGATCCTTTTTCTTTTCTCCAATCGCGGGTTTTCTTTCCGACTTCTTTAGAACCCGTAAAAAAATCATAGTGATATTCTGTGTAGTGGATGCCTTGATTTTAAGTTTACTTCCGTATGCAAACAATCTTCCCACTCTTTTGATTCTTCGTTTTTTAGAAGGAGGCGCACACGTTTTTGTGATCGGTCTTTTGCTTGCTTCCGTCGCTGACTTTGAACACGGCGAATCCAAACTCAAATCAACGAGCGGAGCTTTGATGGGTTGGTCAGGAA
Proteins encoded:
- the htpX gene encoding protease HtpX, with amino-acid sequence MWFKRIGLFLLTNLLVVVTISIVTTVLGIGPYLDANGLNLSSLVVFCLIWGMGGSFVSLLLSKFMAKTMMGVKVINPQSASGVERELYSRVERLARTANIPMPEVGIYHSSEVNAFATGPSKSSSLVAVSSGLLQVMDSTEVEGVLAHELAHVANGDMVTMTLVQGVVNAFVMFFSRIISYALSTMVKEEMQFTVRLVSNIVLSILFSILGSIVVAYFSRTREYRADAGGAKFAGRQSMIAALEKLRRTYEAPEDERGGEAFATMKISGHSKWLSLFSTHPPLEARIAALKNSGY
- a CDS encoding adenine phosphoribosyltransferase, whose amino-acid sequence is MSIVKSKIRTIPDYPKPGILFRDITSLLLDPEGLALTIGTFVNRYQGKGITKVAGIEARGFLTGAPLAFQLGVGFIPIRKKGKLPAETVSEEYDLEYGKDVIEIHKDAVQPGDKILIMDDLIATGGTMIAAVKLLRKLGAEIYEAGVIIDLPDLGGGAKLKNELEVPVFAICEFEGH
- a CDS encoding AZOBR_p60025 family cell surface glycopolymer formation protein, whose translation is MNSLPDFCLKRIRTFFENPALALFLFVTLYTLSSFLIWKKYEGNPSSQINFGMPFVVQNSSQTPKGAVIILGKPGDMGAGYDGQIFYYYSRTLSELNLQWPKGFEENIRAPRIGYPLLISPFGLFFGTWGTVFGMYCINLIFILISWLVLRDLCGEKNRIYSTLYLLSPFLLGSYVLLVSDAVLSSLLVIAFWLYKRERWIWFSLVGGLAILTKEQAFFLLLPLGIQSLWEKQWKRSLWIVSTLLFPGLWAVFLRLQFPEWSPSRFTDFFTPLDGFIGYWNEIGQSQFFSRLKEADFGGQITVFAKRFSRIPIFFLFLAGLFILTTGNWKRAFGLRLAFFLVMFSVFSAGYVLYWSTYENVSRMFTASIAFLIFWKLEDNTIRDRVYWFFAGGILFLFLFKLAFISKTLPYEIWK
- a CDS encoding Fur family transcriptional regulator, with the translated sequence MKVEDKKAVLRNTRQKGEILKVLETAQGPLSIKEIYELSRKNLDNLGIATVYRAVNHLMETGAINEIHLPGESSRFEASHLHHHHHFHCKRCDRVYDIEICPFPLDKSPKGFTVDTHEIILYGTCSDCNSKTK
- a CDS encoding trypsin-like peptidase domain-containing protein, whose product is MGIKKHSKLLFLSVFLFLQTQTNAVEGPLSFDELRKGVVQIRVYSQSVNPFSPWTTDPVRAGSGTGFLIGNKRIVTNAHVISNAKFVQVQRYNQTEWYGVKILHIAHDCDLAVLEAENPEFYKDSRDLQLGEIPELNSPLIVVGYPIGGNKVSVTRGIVSRKDQSVYSHPAVDSHLVLQVDAAINPGNSGGPAIQDDKVVGVAFQVATKGENIGYLIPTNVIRHFLTDIEDGKYDGYVELGVRTLNSFNLSLRKAKGIPDSLEGVFVSRVLKNGSAEKYLKEGDFLTEIDGNPIGKNGTVMQDRDARVDFVEIVDNKHAGDKISFKLFRDGKEMSVTFPALRMPDFDFMRNQYDKPYDFAMIGGLLFQEMSRDLITSWSRGGNTSGGSQLLYRFFYFIEDGLNRKKKTDVVLYRKLSHPVNSSSDYFVNLVLESVNGIPVNQLGDLQKILSQSKEKYLRLKFLDVHVPLILDREDAEKADAKIRKTYGLE
- a CDS encoding NCS2 family permease; the encoded protein is MSQNKLRWFVLGDLDGFFGLMIDNLIQILVLSFLLTTLCGVPGDFVYKVILPGTAISLLLGNLFYSWQAHRLAKKENRTDVTALPYGINTVSLFAFVFFIILPVYKKTGDYKIAWQVGLVASFLSGLIEMSGSLIAEKIRKITPRAALLSSLAGIAITFISMDFLVRTFQNPLIAFLPFGVILLQYFARIIFPFRLPGGLISVVLGTILAWSQGAWGNPMMDGALLKGSTSQIGFYFPVLSIGDLIAAFQLADIREYLSVLIPMGIFNVIGSLQNIESAEASGDSFNTRDSLLANGIGTVVGSFFGSPFPTTIYIGHPGWKALGARAGYSTLNGIFMTVVALFGLLAFIQALIPVEAGMAIVLWIGIVIGSQAFEATPTRHAPAVVIGILPALAGWGILLVQSTFNFADRSIAGILENAGVKESAHLWMSDVPLGLPFLPYPLGGLLSLAQGFLLSSMIWASIAVFVIDRDFKKALITCLIAAVLAATGFIHGFSLRGNDILNQFDPGLNSFVTAYVLLGLLFFLASFFRKESRQV
- a CDS encoding heme oxygenase (biliverdin-producing) — protein: MSLATLLREGTSEEHKAAEGSAFIRCFMKGVLEKGTYARHLEAFYFVYEAMEKELARHADHPVLKSICYTELDRKQALLEDLQFFYGSWKPADHKPTAATQAYVDRIRKISETKPELLAAHSYVRYLGDLSGGQILKKVAARALALPEGKGISFYEFPAIQDINGFKQNYRVALDTLPVSDSEKQDILKESKQVFLLNQGIFSELEQDLIAAIGKETYESVLAKG
- a CDS encoding serine protease is translated as MYKISILSFLLLFQFGLFAESSLSGESNSITVKKKSFKTKTQEESSKTTSAVSNSMTSAPLSKGSQESYNKSIIQVKVTFQEPEYHQPWKKKSPRVRRGVGLVTEGNRILIPYSLLPDATLIEVKKYSSYSEIKAVVFRQDPESNLALLRVDKKNFFDDLVPLTFSPVVVFPKQVNVYQLDNSGSIQSTSATLLSMDMDQMPLGQIELPVVDLSSSEGLNGFGEIVIENGKVSGILYEFTSAKNSGRIIPSFVIQKFINTPGINVFAYKGFRFRPITDGAVKKYYGMEESDSGVLVADIIPGSSASGVLKLEDIVLEFGGKNVDSKGYIEHPLYGKQVLSFLAHSGDSFGFSLGKEIPILILRDKKKINLSMKLKSFPYEAVRIPFRNIPVTNDFAVEGGFVFLELSEVLLEEWGKDWRSRVDRKLLYLYDYSKFHEKEGTYGKIVLLSQVLPDESNNGFHDLSFKIVDAIDDEPVKSVMDLKQKIRGGKGDYSLISLDDGTEIALNRKQLKEINERINKSYKIRVQEN